One segment of Gloeocapsopsis sp. IPPAS B-1203 DNA contains the following:
- a CDS encoding hemerythrin domain-containing protein: protein MKHGQAMSGIMIHKAAQVVGADIEVAIAPLNTVNFEGRAHQEQLKGMLEQVGVREMTGQDAKQGIWARVQDAIAAVSGVAGSVITQNTDKQDMNIQTLIRLDHNKVNTIFTEIGATKEPQKLEEYFGQLYKDLLAHAQAEEEVVYPKVRSFYGDDNTQELYDEQAQMKQMLDEIKSIDPASADEFRSKVKDLMDVVGDHIRQEESTMFAAIDNNCSNEQKEQMATEFKAAKSNIQQEFAGSTQ from the coding sequence ATGAAGCATGGTCAAGCCATGAGTGGAATTATGATTCACAAAGCCGCTCAAGTGGTAGGGGCTGATATTGAAGTGGCAATTGCTCCTCTTAATACCGTCAACTTCGAGGGTCGCGCTCACCAAGAACAACTCAAGGGGATGCTCGAACAAGTGGGTGTTCGCGAAATGACTGGTCAAGATGCCAAGCAGGGAATCTGGGCACGGGTGCAAGATGCGATCGCTGCAGTGTCGGGTGTGGCTGGTAGTGTGATTACCCAAAACACTGATAAACAGGATATGAATATCCAGACCTTAATCCGGCTGGATCATAACAAGGTAAATACCATCTTCACTGAAATCGGAGCCACGAAAGAGCCTCAAAAGCTCGAAGAGTATTTCGGACAGCTTTACAAAGATTTGTTAGCACACGCTCAAGCCGAAGAAGAAGTCGTCTATCCAAAAGTACGCTCTTTCTATGGTGATGACAACACTCAAGAGCTTTACGATGAACAAGCTCAAATGAAACAGATGCTAGATGAAATTAAGTCTATTGACCCTGCTTCTGCTGACGAATTTAGATCGAAAGTTAAAGACTTAATGGATGTGGTTGGCGACCACATTCGTCAAGAAGAGAGCACGATGTTTGCAGCGATTGACAACAATTGCAGCAACGAGCAAAAAGAGCAAATGGCGACTGAATTCAAAGCTGCCAAGAGCAATATCCAACAAGAGTTTGCAGGGTCTACACAGTAA
- a CDS encoding chlorophyll a/b-binding protein: MNQRSSIDVPPVAPAYNGVDRNAWIFGWNPQQELWNGRLAMIGFAAYLLWDLAGYNVLRDVLHLIG; encoded by the coding sequence ATGAATCAACGTTCTTCTATCGATGTACCACCTGTAGCTCCAGCATACAACGGTGTTGACCGTAATGCTTGGATCTTTGGCTGGAATCCTCAACAAGAGTTATGGAATGGGCGCTTAGCAATGATTGGATTTGCTGCTTACTTACTGTGGGATTTAGCTGGTTATAATGTCCTACGTGATGTACTCCACTTAATTGGCTAA
- a CDS encoding DUF4383 domain-containing protein has translation MENTNTANLTERYCALIVGVLFLIVGIAGFIPAFVSVQGSNALDVPANEIHSAYNIGYGYVFGLFPTNLLHNIVRTAVGLLGIASYYSLSSARTFNRGFAIAYTLLAIMGLLPFARTTFGLMPIFGNNVWFNALTAIATAYYGIVLPAKVKGTNLREQL, from the coding sequence ATGGAAAATACAAATACAGCAAATCTCACTGAGCGGTATTGTGCGCTCATTGTCGGTGTTCTCTTTTTAATTGTTGGCATAGCTGGATTTATTCCTGCATTTGTTTCTGTTCAAGGATCAAACGCTCTTGATGTCCCAGCGAATGAAATTCATAGTGCCTATAATATAGGCTATGGCTATGTCTTTGGGCTATTTCCTACTAATCTTTTGCATAACATTGTCCGCACTGCTGTAGGATTATTAGGAATTGCCTCATACTATAGTTTAAGTAGTGCCCGCACATTCAATCGCGGATTTGCGATCGCTTATACCTTGCTAGCGATTATGGGTTTATTACCCTTTGCGAGAACAACATTTGGCTTAATGCCGATTTTTGGTAACAATGTCTGGTTTAATGCTTTGACTGCGATCGCGACAGCTTACTACGGAATTGTTCTCCCCGCGAAAGTCAAAGGGACTAACTTACGCGAACAATTATAA
- a CDS encoding family 1 glycosylhydrolase, with translation MSQSFNQMVSKHPVEIWAGLECTVNRVGDEYFDQLQRNGHATRVNDLDLFAELGIRTIRYPILWERIAPNGIENADWTWADVRLGRLRELGICPIVGLVHHGSGPSDTSLVDPEFPEKLAAFARAVAERYPWVTHYTPINEPLTTARFSGLYGHWYPHGRDELTFIRALLGQCRAIALSILAIREVNPHAQLVQTEDLGKIFSTPLLAYQAALENERRWLSFDLLCGRLSPTHPMWHYLHQCGVDEAELAGFLENPCPPDIMGINHYLTSDRLLDERIERYPSWSHGGNGKHQYADIEAVRVCAEGIAGHRRLLAEAWERYKLPLAITEVHLNCTREEQLRWLYEVWNTTQELRDRGVDVRAVTAWSLLGSYDWHNLVTRCDGYYEPGVFDVRSLHPRPTAIAKMICDLAAGHTPQHPLLATPGWWHRQARLLFPPVSTQEKTSFEPPLGVTSKPIAIVGATGTLGQAFARICDLRGISYQLLTRQEMDITDPIAVDAFLTELQPWAIVNAAGYVRVDDAEREPEICMLVNTQGPATLAAVCARHNIALLTFSSDLVFDGAISTPYVEDDPATPLNVYGQSKALAEERVLSAYPASLVIRTSAFFGPWDNYNFVTIALRELAAGRTFIAAEDAIVSPTYVPDLVHTSLDLLIDGECGLWHLANKSAIAWADLARLAAKTAGLSTSNVIARPLQELGLIAPRPSYSVLGSNRGELLPGLESAIARYFDELK, from the coding sequence ATGTCACAATCATTCAACCAAATGGTATCAAAACATCCCGTAGAAATCTGGGCTGGATTGGAGTGTACAGTTAATCGTGTGGGTGATGAGTATTTCGATCAGTTGCAACGCAACGGTCATGCAACCCGCGTGAATGACTTGGATTTATTTGCCGAACTGGGGATACGTACGATTCGTTACCCAATTTTGTGGGAGCGGATCGCACCCAATGGCATCGAGAATGCTGATTGGACTTGGGCTGATGTACGGCTAGGTCGATTGCGAGAACTGGGCATTTGTCCCATTGTCGGATTAGTGCATCATGGTAGTGGTCCTAGCGATACCAGCTTGGTAGATCCAGAATTTCCAGAGAAACTCGCTGCGTTTGCGCGTGCGGTTGCTGAACGCTATCCTTGGGTGACACATTACACGCCAATCAATGAGCCATTAACAACGGCACGATTTAGTGGATTATACGGTCATTGGTATCCTCACGGCAGAGATGAATTAACTTTCATCCGCGCTTTGTTAGGGCAGTGCCGAGCGATCGCACTTTCAATTTTGGCAATCCGCGAAGTCAATCCTCATGCTCAACTCGTGCAAACCGAAGATTTGGGTAAAATTTTTAGTACGCCGTTGTTGGCATACCAAGCAGCGTTAGAAAACGAGCGCCGCTGGCTAAGTTTCGATTTGTTGTGTGGTAGGCTGTCTCCAACGCATCCGATGTGGCACTACTTGCATCAGTGTGGAGTCGATGAAGCTGAACTTGCGGGATTTTTAGAAAATCCTTGTCCGCCGGATATTATGGGAATTAATCACTACCTAACAAGCGATCGCTTGTTGGACGAGCGGATCGAACGCTATCCAAGTTGGTCGCATGGAGGTAATGGCAAGCATCAGTACGCAGATATCGAGGCGGTACGGGTATGTGCTGAAGGCATAGCTGGACATCGCCGCTTGCTTGCAGAAGCGTGGGAACGCTACAAATTACCGCTGGCAATTACTGAAGTTCACCTCAACTGCACCCGTGAGGAACAGTTGCGCTGGCTATACGAAGTATGGAATACCACACAAGAATTGCGCGATCGCGGTGTGGATGTTCGCGCTGTTACCGCTTGGTCGCTGTTAGGTAGCTACGATTGGCATAACTTAGTCACTCGCTGTGACGGCTATTACGAGCCAGGTGTATTCGATGTCCGTTCGCTGCATCCCCGACCGACAGCGATCGCTAAAATGATCTGCGATCTTGCTGCTGGACATACTCCACAGCACCCATTACTAGCAACCCCAGGATGGTGGCATCGGCAAGCGCGGCTGTTATTTCCCCCTGTTTCAACTCAGGAGAAAACGTCTTTTGAGCCTCCTTTAGGAGTTACCTCTAAACCGATTGCGATCGTGGGAGCAACCGGAACGCTTGGTCAAGCTTTTGCACGCATTTGCGATCTACGGGGGATCTCGTACCAGTTATTGACGCGCCAAGAGATGGACATTACCGATCCCATCGCTGTTGATGCATTTCTCACTGAGTTACAGCCGTGGGCAATTGTCAATGCCGCTGGATATGTACGGGTAGACGACGCGGAACGCGAACCGGAGATTTGTATGCTGGTCAATACGCAAGGACCCGCAACTTTAGCCGCTGTTTGCGCTCGACATAATATAGCATTGCTGACTTTCTCATCAGATTTGGTGTTTGATGGTGCGATATCCACGCCATATGTAGAAGACGATCCAGCGACTCCGCTGAATGTGTATGGACAGAGTAAAGCTTTAGCCGAAGAGCGAGTATTAAGTGCTTATCCTGCATCATTGGTAATTCGCACGAGTGCCTTTTTCGGACCTTGGGATAATTACAACTTTGTGACGATCGCATTGCGTGAGTTGGCTGCGGGGCGGACGTTTATTGCCGCAGAGGATGCCATCGTCTCACCCACATATGTCCCCGATCTTGTCCATACTAGCCTTGACTTGTTAATTGATGGTGAGTGCGGCTTGTGGCACTTGGCAAACAAAAGTGCGATCGCCTGGGCTGACTTGGCACGACTAGCTGCCAAAACAGCCGGTTTGAGTACCAGTAACGTGATTGCTCGTCCGTTGCAAGAACTAGGCTTAATCGCTCCCCGCCCAAGTTATAGTGTTCTTGGTAGTAATCGCGGCGAGTTGCTTCCTGGCCTTGAGAGTGCGATCGCTCGTTACTTCGATGAACTCAAATAA
- the glf gene encoding UDP-galactopyranose mutase: protein MPRENAQSAENGSNGAVSSSVDEAKLSIATEPLDSSSGSKTDFRTIEFTEIADVICLSHLRWKFVYQRPQHLLNRCAQRKRVFFIEEPIFSSHQEERLEINRDESGVWVVVPHLPEALSEEAIAPTLQKLIDNLFAQQNISKYICWYYTPMAIAFTRHLQPEVVVYDCMDELSAFKGASPALKNYEAELFRRADLVFTGGQSLYESKVNQHPNVYAFPSSVDVAHFAQARSQAEEPADQAHIPHPRLGFFGVIDERMDIELVAGIADARPDWHLVMLGPVAKIDPATLPQRANIHYLGAKDYKQLPAYLAGWDLAILPFAHNESTRFISPTKTPEYLAAGKPVVSTSIRDVVRPYGEMQLVRIADTVEEFVTAVQTAMQEDVALRWLSRVDTFLEQISWDRTWGSMIQLIDSAIAAKHDSTTSIPQAPSIITRFVFDYLIVGAGFSGSAIAERLASDGKTVLIVDKRNHIGGNAYDCYDEHGVLIHKYGPHIFHTNSREVFEYLSRFTQWRAYEHRVLASVDGQLVPIPINLDTINKLYGMNLNSFEAAEFFKSIGESREYIRTSEDVVVSKVGRELYEKFFRGYTRKQWGLDPSELDKSVIARIPTRTNRDDRYFTDIYQAMPRHGFTRMFENMLAHPNIKVMLNTDYREIAKAIPCREMVYTGPVDEFFDFRYGKLPYRSLDFKHETHHAAVFQPAPVINYPNEHLYTRVTEFKYLTGQEHHKTSIVYEFPQAEGDPYYPVPRPENQEIYKQYKALADTTPRVYFVGRLATYKYYNMDQCVAQALAVYKQIALKA, encoded by the coding sequence ATGCCCAGAGAAAACGCTCAATCAGCAGAGAATGGTAGTAATGGTGCGGTGTCATCCAGCGTTGATGAAGCCAAGCTATCAATAGCAACAGAACCACTAGACTCATCATCAGGCTCCAAAACCGATTTCAGAACAATAGAATTTACAGAGATAGCAGATGTCATTTGTTTATCTCACTTGCGCTGGAAGTTTGTTTATCAAAGACCTCAACATCTTCTAAATCGCTGCGCTCAAAGAAAACGAGTCTTCTTCATTGAGGAACCTATTTTTAGCTCACATCAAGAAGAAAGGTTGGAGATCAATCGTGATGAAAGTGGGGTTTGGGTTGTTGTGCCGCACTTACCAGAAGCATTGAGTGAAGAGGCGATCGCTCCCACCTTACAAAAATTAATTGATAATTTGTTTGCCCAGCAGAACATCAGCAAGTACATCTGTTGGTACTACACTCCAATGGCGATCGCCTTTACACGTCATTTGCAACCTGAAGTAGTGGTATACGATTGCATGGATGAATTGTCTGCATTTAAAGGGGCATCCCCTGCTTTAAAAAACTATGAAGCTGAATTATTCCGTCGTGCAGACTTAGTATTTACCGGAGGACAAAGCCTTTACGAAAGTAAAGTCAACCAGCACCCGAACGTTTATGCTTTTCCTAGCAGTGTTGATGTAGCCCACTTTGCCCAAGCAAGATCTCAAGCAGAGGAACCAGCCGATCAAGCTCATATTCCTCATCCCCGCTTAGGCTTTTTTGGCGTGATTGACGAACGCATGGATATCGAGTTAGTCGCTGGAATTGCTGATGCGCGTCCCGACTGGCATTTGGTGATGCTTGGACCTGTAGCAAAAATCGATCCGGCAACTTTACCACAACGCGCAAACATTCATTACCTCGGTGCGAAAGATTACAAACAGCTACCTGCGTATTTAGCTGGATGGGATTTGGCGATACTACCGTTTGCACACAACGAATCAACCCGCTTTATTAGCCCGACGAAGACTCCGGAGTATCTCGCTGCGGGTAAGCCTGTGGTATCCACCTCAATTCGCGACGTGGTGCGTCCCTATGGTGAGATGCAGTTGGTGCGAATTGCAGACACAGTTGAGGAGTTTGTCACCGCTGTGCAAACAGCAATGCAAGAGGATGTTGCATTGAGATGGTTAAGCCGAGTAGATACCTTTTTAGAACAGATTTCATGGGATCGCACTTGGGGATCAATGATCCAACTCATTGATTCAGCGATCGCGGCTAAACATGACAGCACGACCAGTATTCCACAAGCACCAAGCATTATTACTAGATTTGTCTTCGATTACTTGATTGTCGGGGCGGGGTTTTCTGGCAGTGCGATCGCCGAACGGTTGGCAAGTGATGGCAAAACAGTGCTGATTGTAGACAAGCGCAATCACATTGGTGGCAACGCCTACGATTGTTACGACGAGCATGGCGTCCTAATTCACAAATATGGTCCGCACATTTTTCATACCAACTCCCGTGAAGTCTTCGAGTATCTTTCACGTTTCACACAGTGGCGGGCTTACGAACACCGCGTTCTTGCAAGTGTAGATGGGCAACTTGTCCCGATTCCGATTAACCTCGACACCATCAACAAGCTGTATGGTATGAACCTCAATTCATTTGAAGCAGCAGAATTCTTTAAATCGATTGGGGAATCAAGGGAATACATCCGCACGAGTGAGGATGTCGTAGTGAGTAAAGTCGGCCGGGAGTTATACGAAAAATTCTTCCGAGGCTACACGCGCAAACAATGGGGACTCGATCCCTCAGAACTCGATAAATCGGTAATCGCGCGGATTCCCACTCGTACCAACCGCGACGATCGCTATTTCACCGACATCTACCAAGCGATGCCACGACACGGTTTTACACGGATGTTCGAGAATATGTTGGCTCATCCCAACATTAAAGTCATGCTAAATACGGATTATCGAGAAATTGCCAAAGCGATACCTTGCCGCGAGATGGTTTACACTGGACCGGTTGATGAGTTTTTTGATTTTCGCTATGGTAAGTTACCGTATCGATCGCTCGATTTTAAACACGAAACGCATCACGCTGCTGTGTTTCAACCAGCACCAGTCATTAACTATCCCAACGAACACTTGTATACTCGTGTCACAGAGTTTAAATACCTAACTGGGCAAGAACACCATAAAACAAGCATCGTTTACGAATTTCCCCAAGCTGAGGGAGATCCTTACTACCCCGTACCGCGCCCTGAGAATCAGGAAATCTACAAGCAGTACAAAGCACTCGCTGATACAACACCACGAGTGTATTTTGTCGGAAGGCTAGCAACGTACAAGTATTACAACATGGATCAATGCGTTGCCCAGGCGCTGGCGGTTTACAAGCAAATTGCACTTAAAGCTTGA
- a CDS encoding glycoside hydrolase family 2 TIM barrel-domain containing protein, with the protein MNLLLEMSSGEIELHRNADVNRTKLVVDGYPRPQLQRQNWHSLNGVWKFVFDDKGQFVQPSDISEWMYTIEVPFAPESTKSGINDLGFHSNCWYEREFATPSGEGRLLLHFGAVDYRARVWVNGHFMADHEGGHTPFSIDITPVLNNSGVTKVTVWAQDDPHDLAKPRGKQDWQLEPHSIWYPRTSGIWQTVWVERVSGTYIDRIRWAPEFERWEIGFYAAIAGNRQDGIQLKVKLSIGDTVLVKDTYEVFNGEIHRRIALSDPGIDDYRNELLWSPEKPTLIDAEIQLWENDQLLDEVRSYTAMRTVGIQRDRFMLNGRPYYLRLVLDQGYWQDTLMTPPSDAALRRDVELVKAMGFNGVRKHQKIEDPRFLYWADVLGLLVWEEMPSAYRFTPKAVERITKEWTEVIERDISHPCIVVWVPFNESWGVPNLVETPAHRNYVLAMYHLTKTLDPSRPVVGNDGWESTDTDILAIHDYETNALRLAHRYGPEVKLSDLFERRRPGGRILTLDHYPHQGQPVMLTEFGGIAYAPDDKPDADKAWGYERCFNISELEMKYTALLETVNNIEMFSGFCYTQFADTFQEANGLVYSDRTPKISIEAIRQATLSGGVCTPTSC; encoded by the coding sequence ATGAATTTGTTATTGGAGATGTCGAGTGGGGAGATTGAATTACACCGTAATGCTGACGTTAATAGGACTAAGTTAGTGGTAGATGGCTACCCACGCCCACAACTACAACGTCAGAACTGGCATAGTTTAAACGGCGTGTGGAAATTTGTGTTTGACGACAAAGGGCAGTTTGTTCAGCCTAGTGATATTAGTGAGTGGATGTATACTATAGAAGTTCCATTTGCTCCCGAATCTACCAAAAGTGGTATTAACGATCTAGGTTTTCACTCCAACTGCTGGTACGAGCGAGAATTTGCAACGCCGTCGGGTGAAGGCAGATTGTTGCTACATTTTGGAGCTGTAGACTATCGCGCTCGTGTTTGGGTTAATGGGCACTTCATGGCTGATCATGAAGGCGGACATACTCCATTCAGTATTGATATTACACCTGTGTTAAATAACAGTGGGGTAACGAAAGTTACAGTCTGGGCGCAGGACGATCCGCATGACTTGGCTAAGCCTCGTGGTAAGCAAGATTGGCAGTTAGAACCACATAGTATTTGGTATCCGCGCACGAGTGGCATTTGGCAGACAGTCTGGGTTGAACGTGTAAGCGGAACTTATATTGATCGCATTCGCTGGGCACCAGAATTTGAACGTTGGGAAATTGGTTTTTATGCTGCGATCGCTGGCAATCGCCAAGATGGTATCCAGCTTAAGGTAAAACTGAGTATTGGCGATACAGTATTAGTAAAAGATACTTACGAAGTTTTCAACGGAGAGATTCATCGCCGCATAGCGCTTTCCGATCCAGGAATCGACGACTACCGCAACGAACTGCTTTGGAGTCCAGAGAAACCAACACTGATCGATGCCGAAATTCAATTATGGGAAAACGATCAGCTTTTAGATGAAGTAAGATCTTACACGGCAATGCGGACAGTAGGGATACAACGCGATCGCTTTATGCTCAACGGTCGCCCGTATTACTTACGGTTAGTTCTCGATCAGGGTTACTGGCAAGATACATTAATGACTCCACCTTCAGATGCGGCGCTGCGGCGCGATGTGGAACTTGTCAAAGCAATGGGTTTCAATGGAGTTCGCAAGCACCAAAAAATTGAAGATCCGCGTTTCTTGTACTGGGCAGATGTCTTAGGACTCCTTGTTTGGGAGGAAATGCCCAGCGCTTACCGTTTTACTCCCAAAGCTGTAGAACGCATTACCAAAGAGTGGACAGAGGTGATTGAGCGAGATATCAGTCACCCGTGTATTGTCGTCTGGGTGCCATTTAATGAATCTTGGGGAGTCCCGAACTTAGTTGAAACACCAGCACACCGCAACTATGTTCTGGCAATGTATCACCTTACCAAGACGCTCGATCCATCGCGTCCGGTGGTGGGTAACGATGGTTGGGAAAGTACTGATACCGATATTCTCGCAATTCATGACTACGAAACCAACGCTTTGCGGTTAGCGCATCGTTATGGACCAGAAGTCAAGCTATCAGATCTTTTTGAACGGCGGCGTCCTGGAGGACGAATCTTAACCTTAGATCACTATCCGCATCAAGGGCAACCTGTCATGCTTACCGAGTTTGGCGGGATTGCCTACGCCCCAGATGATAAACCGGATGCTGATAAAGCTTGGGGATATGAGCGATGTTTCAATATTTCCGAACTCGAAATGAAGTATACGGCACTCTTGGAAACAGTGAATAATATCGAAATGTTCAGCGGATTTTGTTACACGCAGTTTGCAGATACGTTTCAAGAAGCTAACGGGTTAGTGTATAGCGATCGCACGCCCAAAATCTCGATTGAGGCAATTCGTCAGGCAACTTTATCAGGAGGAGTATGTACTCCCACAAGCTGCTAA
- the galT gene encoding galactose-1-phosphate uridylyltransferase, with protein sequence MYSHKLLKPDGRHLTLYSRYPIDSNITAVSPSNEPVQANPHLRWHPLRGEWVAYASHRQARTFMPPPEYNPLAPTSNPTFPTELPLGRYDVAVFENRFPSLTVAAHDPPPSIVETLPAHGACEVVVFTQDPQASLGSLALDHLDLLLQVWGDRTRVLGGNSQIQYVLPFENKGVEVGVTLHHPHGQIYAYPFIPPVPARMLEMQRRFYAEHQRGLLQDLIVKEIADNQRIVYQDEAAIAFVPVCARYPYEVWIAPIQPVATFCDLSAAQRWSLAKALKTVTLKYDGLWQRPFPYLMAWFQAPTDGEAHPEAHLHAQFYPPYRTSDRLKYLAGTELAAGMFANDALPEEKAKELQAVVINSDDTTLWLRNR encoded by the coding sequence ATGTACTCCCACAAGCTGCTAAAGCCAGATGGTCGTCATTTAACTTTATACAGTCGCTACCCAATTGATAGCAATATCACAGCCGTCAGCCCCAGTAATGAACCAGTGCAAGCAAATCCGCATCTGCGCTGGCATCCCTTACGCGGTGAATGGGTAGCCTACGCGAGTCACCGTCAAGCGCGGACATTCATGCCGCCTCCAGAATATAACCCCCTCGCACCTACCAGCAATCCCACGTTTCCGACGGAACTACCATTAGGTAGATATGACGTCGCCGTGTTTGAGAACCGCTTTCCCTCACTCACAGTGGCTGCACACGATCCGCCGCCGTCGATTGTGGAAACTTTACCCGCGCATGGTGCTTGTGAGGTGGTGGTATTTACGCAAGATCCGCAAGCTTCACTGGGTTCATTGGCACTCGACCACTTAGATTTGCTGTTGCAAGTGTGGGGCGATCGCACGCGCGTCCTTGGGGGAAATTCCCAAATTCAGTACGTCCTACCGTTTGAAAATAAGGGTGTGGAGGTGGGCGTAACGTTACACCATCCCCACGGACAAATTTATGCTTATCCATTTATTCCACCCGTACCCGCACGCATGCTAGAGATGCAACGGCGCTTTTACGCAGAACATCAACGGGGTTTGCTGCAAGATTTGATTGTCAAGGAGATTGCCGACAACCAAAGAATCGTTTATCAAGATGAAGCAGCGATCGCATTCGTGCCGGTATGTGCGCGTTATCCTTATGAGGTCTGGATTGCCCCGATTCAACCCGTTGCCACCTTTTGTGACCTGAGTGCAGCGCAACGCTGGAGTCTTGCCAAAGCTTTAAAAACGGTGACACTTAAATATGATGGCTTATGGCAGCGCCCATTTCCGTACTTGATGGCGTGGTTTCAAGCACCTACCGATGGCGAAGCGCATCCCGAAGCACATTTGCACGCCCAATTTTATCCTCCCTATCGGACAAGCGATCGCCTGAAATATTTAGCAGGAACTGAACTCGCCGCCGGGATGTTTGCTAATGATGCCCTACCAGAGGAAAAAGCAAAAGAGTTACAAGCTGTCGTTATTAATAGTGATGACACAACTCTATGGTTGCGGAATAGGTAA
- the galK gene encoding galactokinase, translating to MGNEKQKDIYQLPVSTIPFIPTYELMNFQQIFDSLPETEASAPGRVNLLGEHTDYNDGFVLPTAIPQRTTVQIGLSRDLQHHFYSENLDEKISISGDRPSSGFASYIFGCIDLLVKSGYKIPPLNIWVNSTVPIGLGLSSSAALEVATLRGVRSLFDLPLNDVELAQIGQQAEIQYAGLNCGIMDQMASSLADIDSMLFLDTRTLERRVLPFPKGAEILVIDSGVHHALAKDSGYNQRRAECEEAARLLHLVALRDITDPQAVEFLPEPLKRRARHVITENNRVLEAAQGVSAERFGELMNASHASQRDDYEVSVVAVDTLVAILQKTPGVFGARLTGGGFGGACVALIASGEEAIARSVAPEAIATDVLEQFNHAGYVGRILVPIIGF from the coding sequence ATGGGTAATGAGAAACAAAAAGATATTTACCAATTACCAGTTTCTACGATTCCGTTTATTCCCACCTACGAACTTATGAACTTTCAACAGATATTTGATAGTCTACCTGAAACTGAAGCAAGTGCGCCTGGAAGAGTCAATTTACTTGGCGAACATACTGATTACAACGATGGATTTGTTCTCCCCACTGCAATTCCCCAACGCACAACCGTACAAATAGGTTTGAGTCGCGATTTGCAGCATCACTTTTACTCGGAAAATTTAGACGAGAAAATAAGTATTTCTGGCGATCGCCCGTCGTCTGGATTCGCAAGTTATATTTTTGGCTGTATCGACTTATTGGTCAAATCAGGGTATAAAATACCACCACTAAATATATGGGTTAACTCTACCGTACCAATCGGTTTAGGTTTATCCAGTAGCGCCGCGTTGGAAGTCGCAACACTAAGGGGAGTGCGATCGCTTTTCGATCTGCCACTTAATGATGTTGAACTTGCCCAAATTGGACAACAAGCAGAAATTCAGTACGCAGGTTTAAACTGCGGCATTATGGATCAAATGGCGTCTAGCTTAGCTGATATCGACTCGATGCTATTTCTTGACACGCGCACCTTAGAACGGCGAGTGTTACCTTTTCCCAAAGGTGCGGAAATTTTAGTCATCGATAGTGGCGTCCATCACGCACTCGCAAAAGATAGCGGCTACAATCAACGTCGGGCTGAATGCGAGGAGGCGGCGCGGCTATTGCATCTTGTAGCACTGCGCGACATCACCGATCCACAAGCTGTAGAGTTCTTACCCGAACCACTTAAACGTCGTGCGCGTCATGTCATTACCGAAAACAACCGAGTGCTAGAAGCTGCACAAGGAGTATCCGCTGAACGCTTTGGCGAATTAATGAATGCTTCCCATGCAAGTCAGCGCGATGATTACGAAGTTTCCGTCGTCGCCGTCGATACCTTAGTCGCCATTTTGCAGAAAACCCCAGGAGTCTTTGGCGCACGTCTTACAGGTGGAGGTTTTGGCGGGGCTTGCGTTGCTTTGATTGCATCGGGTGAGGAAGCGATTGCGCGCAGCGTAGCACCGGAGGCGATCGCAACTGATGTCCTCGAACAATTTAACCACGCCGGTTATGTTGGACGCATTTTAGTTCCTATTATTGGCTTCTAA